One Hordeum vulgare subsp. vulgare chromosome 4H, MorexV3_pseudomolecules_assembly, whole genome shotgun sequence DNA window includes the following coding sequences:
- the LOC123448439 gene encoding E3 ubiquitin-protein ligase DA2-like isoform X1, which produces MKSPTSRRPTQCPYYKMLNYAVEYRGVKTKEEKGVEQIEGQRVIEAQIRMRHQELQDDAERLMNKQVAASTNEVTTARVEPCDTGGTSTSAASGAQGNDAPSCQVNHSELLLKNAEGLTQLRMHWLTIFRLLSCLTCVAMVASVNSGYVVYRRVLRYYSGEEDGLDMRKALSQDVDKKSIIPLKRPITPGELEYD; this is translated from the exons ATGAAGTCGCCCACATCCCGCCGGCCGACACA GTGTCCGTACTACAAGATGCTGAATTACGCCGTGGAGTACCGCGGCGtcaagacgaaagaggagaagggCGTCGAGCAGATT GAGGGGCAGAGGGTGATCGAGGCGCAGATCAGGATGCGGCATCAGGAACTCCAGGACGACGCGGAGCGCCTCATGAATAAACAGGTTGCTGCTTCCACAAATGAAGTAACAACCGCACGAGTTGAACCTTGCGATACCGGTGGCACATCCACCTCAG CCGCAAGCGGTGCCCAAGGCAATGATGCGCCCTCATGCCAAGTAAACCATTCGGAGCTGCTATTGAAGAATGCCGAAGGGTTAACGCAGTTGCGTATGCACTGGTTAACCATTTTCCGCCTTCTATCCTGCTTAACTTGTGTGGCTATGGTTGCATCAGTCAATT CGGGCTATGTGGTTTATCGAAGGGTGCTTCGGTACTACTCAGGGGAAGAAGATGGCCTTG ATATGAGAAAGGCGCTATCACAAGATGTTGACAAGAAGTCTATCATACCACTCAAGAGACCAATAACACCGGGCGAACTTGAATACGACTGA
- the LOC123448439 gene encoding uncharacterized protein LOC123448439 isoform X2 gives MLNYAVEYRGVKTKEEKGVEQIEGQRVIEAQIRMRHQELQDDAERLMNKQVAASTNEVTTARVEPCDTGGTSTSAASGAQGNDAPSCQVNHSELLLKNAEGLTQLRMHWLTIFRLLSCLTCVAMVASVNSGYVVYRRVLRYYSGEEDGLDMRKALSQDVDKKSIIPLKRPITPGELEYD, from the exons ATGCTGAATTACGCCGTGGAGTACCGCGGCGtcaagacgaaagaggagaagggCGTCGAGCAGATT GAGGGGCAGAGGGTGATCGAGGCGCAGATCAGGATGCGGCATCAGGAACTCCAGGACGACGCGGAGCGCCTCATGAATAAACAGGTTGCTGCTTCCACAAATGAAGTAACAACCGCACGAGTTGAACCTTGCGATACCGGTGGCACATCCACCTCAG CCGCAAGCGGTGCCCAAGGCAATGATGCGCCCTCATGCCAAGTAAACCATTCGGAGCTGCTATTGAAGAATGCCGAAGGGTTAACGCAGTTGCGTATGCACTGGTTAACCATTTTCCGCCTTCTATCCTGCTTAACTTGTGTGGCTATGGTTGCATCAGTCAATT CGGGCTATGTGGTTTATCGAAGGGTGCTTCGGTACTACTCAGGGGAAGAAGATGGCCTTG ATATGAGAAAGGCGCTATCACAAGATGTTGACAAGAAGTCTATCATACCACTCAAGAGACCAATAACACCGGGCGAACTTGAATACGACTGA
- the LOC123448439 gene encoding E3 ubiquitin-protein ligase DA2-like isoform X3, protein MKSPTSRRPTQCPYYKMLNYAVEYRGVKTKEEKGVEQIEGQRVIEAQIRMRHQELQDDAERLMNKQVAASTNEVTTARVEPCDTGGTSTSAASGAQGNDAPSCQVNHSELLLKNAEGLTQLPGYVVYRRVLRYYSGEEDGLDMRKALSQDVDKKSIIPLKRPITPGELEYD, encoded by the exons ATGAAGTCGCCCACATCCCGCCGGCCGACACA GTGTCCGTACTACAAGATGCTGAATTACGCCGTGGAGTACCGCGGCGtcaagacgaaagaggagaagggCGTCGAGCAGATT GAGGGGCAGAGGGTGATCGAGGCGCAGATCAGGATGCGGCATCAGGAACTCCAGGACGACGCGGAGCGCCTCATGAATAAACAGGTTGCTGCTTCCACAAATGAAGTAACAACCGCACGAGTTGAACCTTGCGATACCGGTGGCACATCCACCTCAG CCGCAAGCGGTGCCCAAGGCAATGATGCGCCCTCATGCCAAGTAAACCATTCGGAGCTGCTATTGAAGAATGCCGAAGGGTTAACGCAGTTGC CGGGCTATGTGGTTTATCGAAGGGTGCTTCGGTACTACTCAGGGGAAGAAGATGGCCTTG ATATGAGAAAGGCGCTATCACAAGATGTTGACAAGAAGTCTATCATACCACTCAAGAGACCAATAACACCGGGCGAACTTGAATACGACTGA
- the LOC123448439 gene encoding E3 ubiquitin-protein ligase DA2-like isoform X4 — MKSPTSRRPTQCPYYKMLNYAVEYRGVKTKEEKGVEQIEGQRVIEAQIRMRHQELQDDAERLMNKQVAASTNEVTTARVEPCDTGGTSTSAASGAQGNDAPSCQVNHSELLLKNAEGLTQLRMHCGLCGLSKGASVLLRGRRWP, encoded by the exons ATGAAGTCGCCCACATCCCGCCGGCCGACACA GTGTCCGTACTACAAGATGCTGAATTACGCCGTGGAGTACCGCGGCGtcaagacgaaagaggagaagggCGTCGAGCAGATT GAGGGGCAGAGGGTGATCGAGGCGCAGATCAGGATGCGGCATCAGGAACTCCAGGACGACGCGGAGCGCCTCATGAATAAACAGGTTGCTGCTTCCACAAATGAAGTAACAACCGCACGAGTTGAACCTTGCGATACCGGTGGCACATCCACCTCAG CCGCAAGCGGTGCCCAAGGCAATGATGCGCCCTCATGCCAAGTAAACCATTCGGAGCTGCTATTGAAGAATGCCGAAGGGTTAACGCAGTTGCGTATGCACTG CGGGCTATGTGGTTTATCGAAGGGTGCTTCGGTACTACTCAGGGGAAGAAGATGGCCTTG A
- the LOC123448439 gene encoding E3 ubiquitin-protein ligase DA2-like isoform X5 encodes MKSPTSRRPTQCPYYKMLNYAVEYRGVKTKEEKGVEQIEGQRVIEAQIRMRHQELQDDAERLMNKQVAASTNEVTTARVEPCDTGGTSTSAASGAQGNDAPSCQVNHSELLLKNAEGLTHGLCGLSKGASVLLRGRRWP; translated from the exons ATGAAGTCGCCCACATCCCGCCGGCCGACACA GTGTCCGTACTACAAGATGCTGAATTACGCCGTGGAGTACCGCGGCGtcaagacgaaagaggagaagggCGTCGAGCAGATT GAGGGGCAGAGGGTGATCGAGGCGCAGATCAGGATGCGGCATCAGGAACTCCAGGACGACGCGGAGCGCCTCATGAATAAACAGGTTGCTGCTTCCACAAATGAAGTAACAACCGCACGAGTTGAACCTTGCGATACCGGTGGCACATCCACCTCAG CCGCAAGCGGTGCCCAAGGCAATGATGCGCCCTCATGCCAAGTAAACCATTCGGAGCTGCTATTGAAGAATGCCGAAGGGTTAACGCA CGGGCTATGTGGTTTATCGAAGGGTGCTTCGGTACTACTCAGGGGAAGAAGATGGCCTTG A